The genomic DNA GATGCAACCTACATTTAATTACACACTTTCCATGGCTGATCGTGGTTTAAGACATAATGCTAATAATTTCCACTAATATGGGAATTACATATTGTTCTTGTTTGGACAGTattttgtgtatatttgtgtatggTTTGTTTATATTGTTATGTTCATCACTTTCTATTattaaaactaataaaatagttttaaaaagcaaaacatcTACATATCTGGATGCGAACAGTAACGGGGGAGGGGGATAAAATAATAAGAGCCAAAAAGACATATGGCTAAATATGTCTAACTAAAAAAATGCACCTATCTCATAAGTCTCTGGCTACAATAGAAAATACAGTAAACACatctttatttactgtaaactgaTTCTCTAAGAGTTTGAGGAGAGTACCGTATTTATATTATGGCCAGCTTCCAAGAGATGACTCGATGATAACATCATACACATCATTTGTAACCATTTTAGTTTCAGAGGTACTAAGTTTGATAGAAAACTCAAAAGAAGGGCAAAACATTTAGAGTGCTTAGTGGAAATACAGAGATTGCCCTCTCAGTCTCAATTCTGCTACATTCTAGTTTAATCACGTTCCCTTTTTTCAGACAGGTTTAAAAAGATAATTCCCAGTATAGTGATATTTTCTCAGGGTTCCCACATATGGCTACAAGAAGCTGTCTTCTACCTCGGGCGTCCTGGCGATGCCCAGCAGAGCGTCTCTCTCGCTGGTCTCCTCTAGCCTGTCCTCTTCTGGGAGAGTCTCAGCAGTGTCCTGCGACATGGAGTCGGTCTCCTCCTCCAGAGCCAGAGAGCTGAGGGCGGGAAGACAAAACACAAATTCACATTGTGCACTCAGTCACGTATGCGTCATATAAAGTCACACCGCATTAATGTCTGTTTGTATTGCTGACCCTGACTTTTTCCCTTGTTCTCTATCTTCCTTCCAGCTACCCACAAGTCACATTTCAActcaaaaatgtattcaacCATTTTGAGAACATTGAAATGCTTTGTACTACAGTGTTTTCAAGAGTTAAAAAAGTATTTCCAATGCAGCTCTTTGTATAGAGACATATTTAGTGCTCCCTGTATACCTCTTGGCCTTATGTGTATGTCTCTCCCACATGCAGCATTGCTGCCAAATTGATCTAATGTTGTTAGAGCTTCATACTTCTTTAGGATGTTAAGAAGCAAATGTCAAACAtcctaaataaaaaattttaaaatatcaGTTGGCCTAATTAAAGTTATAACTGAAACTAAATTTGCATAAACGTTGAAAGGCCATAAAATATGGCTGCAtctaaattacttttattgttgctaaaaataaaaataaaaagacttgTTTCATCTCTTAGtgaatttttttcttcttccttttttgcTTTGAGATGCTGCCTGTCCATGAGATCCTCACTGACATCAGTCTGTGGCCCTGGATCAACACTGCTTCTAGCACTCAAGGGGGGCAAAGCTCTCAAACCACAACCACAATGTTAAAGGTACAATCGATGATCCAAATGTAAGCAAAAGAACCGCCCCACTGCCAAAGTTCAACACACAGGGTTGGAGTCTGCTAACACTCCCAAACTGATTGACTTCTTTGAACACACAGATTAATAAACAACTAAATCCAAGTTAATTAtaaattgtgaaaaaaagaatttgattatatgtaaatatatctggATTTCTTACAGTAAAATATTTATATGGCCTTTAAAGCCAACTTTGCTTGGCTGCATGTTTATATCTGCCTCCATAATACAGCTATTGTCTCACATCTGGATGAGTGGGTGTGTGGTGAAAAAAAAGCTGCTCTTGTTAAGCAAATACATCCTCATCTTTCTTGCAACCCCAGCATTTGGCACACATTGTAGCATCTTTTTTCAGTGGCACTGTACCTTGCAGGGCTTTCTGATGGCACGTCAGTGAAAACGTCCTCCGGCTTGGGGTCTGGGATGGGAATGATGTATTCATTGTATGAAGTCATGACttcctgtgtgtctgcctcTTGTCTGAACTCTGCGGGGCTCGGGCTCTGGCCGTATGGGTCCGGGGGCATGTACAGGGGGGATGGGGAGCCGAATGCTGGGTTGGCGATCGGAAAGGGTGAAGAGAGTCTGGGTTTGGTGCGGGCAACTGCCGGGTGGTCACTCTTCAGGAAGTTGTCATTGACTTGGCTGTATTGCTGTTGTCAGGGGACAATAGTTTGATAATTTTAGCAATGAGGATTTCAATTATTAAATAGTTTGTGAGCTTGAGGTTGCAGAGTGCAGATATGAGACGTTGAGCACCAAAGGTTACTTTAAGAATCAGTGAGGAATCAAACCGGTGGACAGTGCGTCTACTATGTGTACTGTAGACTAGTTGTCCTGTAAGTTTTTGTTCTTTCCTCCAACCAGGCACTAGAGGGCAGATAGGCTGACTGTGAGCGAATGAGTGAGTGACTGGGTAGATGGATTAACTGGTAGATATCCTCCCCCAAATATACCACAAATATATGTGGTATAGAGTTATAAGTCTAAGCTCACAGTCTAACAGCTCTGGATGAAGCAATAATATATAAAGAAAGTACCTTTTTATAGCTGTCTGTCAACATATTCCCCACACTGTGGACCAGAAATGAGAAATCAGGCCTTTTCTCAAACTTCTCGTCCCAGCACTTCTTCATGATGTCATAACTGcaacataaacaacatacaattACTTGTTATTCTACATTTTCATGTATGAGTTACTGGTGAGGTAACATTAGTTGCGAGGTTACAATGAGACTCACACTTCATCAGAGGCGTGGGCAGGTTTGGCCATTCGGTAGCCTCTCTTCAAAGCACTGTAGAACAACTCATTCATGGGCAAATCAGGGTAGGGGGTTCCTCCTGCAGAAAGCATTTCAAATCATAAGTCATGCACAGGCACTAACAGATTATCTTTGTTGTTCTGACCCTGAtctgttaaacaaaaaaaaaaaatggatctgAGAAGTCCAATGAATGTCAGACACAGATGGGAATGGGCAGATAATGGCTGGATTGTAAGTTTGTTTTCCACCACCTTGGGCTTTAGCTGCATATGCAGTAAACTGTCTCCTTTGTGGTCATGGTAGTTTCCAAAAGTCGTGGGAagagggtttaaaaaaaaaaagaaaactaccCTGAACAAGGAAGTGCTGATTTCAAAGCTCAACTGTGCCTTAAAATGCGCTTGGCATACACACATTGGTTGCCACTTTAGACAccttaaaacatattttcataatttaccagaaaaatgaAGGAGGAGTCTGGGAATTTTTGTATGTCTCCAATAATTAACGAGGAGTCAAGCAGGCGAAAACCAATTACAACGTGACCTATATAAGCAATTAAAGAAGATGAATCCCTCTTATGTGTAAACCAGttctaaattaaattttttggtTAATGGCTTTATTGTGTGTTAAGTTGCATAATAAGTCTGTGTTTGGACTCACCCAATGTAAAGATCTCCCAAAGAAGAATGCCATATGACCACACGTCGCTCAGGGTGGTGTACAAATTATGGAAAATACTTTCTGGTGCCATCCACTTCAGGGGCAGGAAAGTCTAAATGAAAGAAATTAGACATTAGACAGTCAAACGGGTTAAAACGAGTTTTTAACTTTGGTTAAATTatatccattacattacattcatttggcAGTTGCTTTTGGTGAAAGCAACTTTCTATAAATGCATTCAAACTTGATCGGAACAAGGGCCAGGTATCATcatgtgttttttaattttttttatcctttatgATTTTGCCACATACGCTGCCTTTAGAGATGTAGTTGGAATCATGCATGATGTCTCTGGCCAGGCCAAAGTCACAGATCTTCACCAGTTTCCCCTCGCAGATCAACACATTCCTGGCAGCGAGGTCCCGATGGACGCACTGTGGTGGAataatgttaaattaaattaaatagttGTTTTAACACagattaaaacaaacaacatataaaGTGTTAATCAGTGAGTTGTAGAGGTACAGGCTTTTGTTATCTTCAGacagagctaggctagctgtttctacCTGTTTCCAtcctttatgctaagctaagctaagcttatTATTTGGCGTACAGTCGTGAGAATGGTATCCATATTAccatatttcccaaaaatatggaactatccctttaaatgGAGACAAAGTCACAGAACCTAGAGGCTTGAGTGAAATATCACAATTAACTACATATTATGCAAAGTTATTTGTAATATCCTACATTCTTTGAGGCAAGGAACTCCATCCCCTTCGCCACTTGGTAGCTGAAGCCCAACAGATCGTCATAGGTGAGAACGGAAGAGTCACTGATGGTCAGGTCCAATCCGCCGCCACCTGAACACGATGACAAGGCGAGACAACAAGAAGAGGTAAGGGACAGCtcatgaatgaagacattgtcTTGTTGTTGGGAGAGCTCCGGCTGTCCTGTGACTGCATGGGcggaaatgtgtcattttgtcaGTGCTTTTTGATCAAAGACCGGAGAGAATGCAAACTGTATTCATTGATTTAAGaggctaaaacaatgcatgtgtTCATGATATGCACTGTCATGTTCACACATAAATACAGTTAATTCTTCCAGAGTTCCTCTATTTTAAGCAGCAGACAAATGGTCACTGTTGGCCTCACATCATACTGTACTTCAAGTGTATCTCATCCTTCCTTGTTTCCTTTGTTCAATGTGCTGAATTCTTCATACTTATTTGCATTTACAACACTGGAAAATGAATTATTGTCAATACTCAGCAGAGTCTACAGACATACattcacatacacagacacacaaatcaaACCTTGTTCCTGATAGATGTCCTGCTGGTAGGGAGACTCGTATGGAGAGGGTTGGATGTCTGCATACTTGATGCTGTCCATCTGCTCCTGCATGGGCACGTAGATGGTGGGCTCGTCTTTACTCATGTCCATGTATCCTCCATCACTCTCACTTCCGAAGGACACATAGCTGGAGGAATACataaagtgggaaaaaaaatgcaatgtaaTAAACGGACCATATTTATTCATGGTTCTTCACCATATCAGTCTTTATTTAAGGAAGACATCTGTGGCTTTATCTTGGTATGTGACAGCAGCGATTTCATTATACAAAATATCTGTCTGTTCTTCTCACCCTTTCCTCTGGCTGAGCGGAGTGCTTCCTCCAGAGATGAGGCAGCCGTCGTCTTGGTTCTTTTCAGCATAGTACTGCAGGAGGGTGTGCTTGTTCCTGTGCAGGTAGTCCACCAGGTCACCATAGCGACAGTACTCTGTCACCAGGTACAGAGGGCCTGATTGGTGGAAGAAGATAAATCAGATTTGGGGATTTACCAAACACTAATAAAACATTAATTTCACTATAAGGCAGGGCACATTTACTTTTCGtagaacaaaaatatacattaaaaagtaaatattaaGCTAGATGTTGGTTAGTTAAATATTTATGAAGGCCTTTACAATATTATTAACTACAAAGGGGATAAGTAAATGAGTAGCCTATGCATGTATTAAATCGCCAAGACTCATCACGCATAGGTGTTCACAACAGGGGCGGCGTGGATCATTTGATGAGCTACTAAGTGTTTCTTCTCCGAACAGAATTTAGAcagcagcattagcacaacatgTTTATATCTGTTTACATCTTTCCATTGTGTGTTGTATGAgttcacacacaaagaaaagagacaTGGAGGATAAAACAAGCAATAAATGTCTTTGTTGCCTTTGCAAAGTACCCCCGCCAACTAAACCACCAGGACCGTTTCCCTTTGAGGAAAATGCTCACAGCTGATCTAAGGttctgttaaaggtcccatgacatggtgctctttggatgcttttatatagaccttagtggtcccctaataataaataaaagtctctttcccataattctgtcttggtgcagaattacagccactgaGCTTTTCCTTAgtatgtattattgtattataaaaTGACCTGACTATCATGTGTGTTATAGCACTGGTGCTCACTGTGATGCTCACCATTTTTGGTGCAAGCTCCAAGCAAGTTTACGATGTTGAGGTGAGGGCCCAGGTGACTCATGATCTTCAACTCTGACATCAGAGCCTGAGTCTCACTTCTCCTGGCTGTAGCTGGATGGAGAGAAAAatagagaaagtgagagagatgTATAAAAGTAGAACAGTATGAGGCAGGTATGAGAACTAAACATACTGAGAGCAGGACACACTGCGTCCTTGCCAAACAGCTAAAAGACCTGTTGGCTAAAACTCAAACCAGGCTGGCAACCAAACTAAAGCTCAGCAGGCTGTTGCTGTCTCTGTGCTCGCAGGAATATGACGCTGCTGGTGTCACATCATTTGACAGCTATAGTATGCGGGGGGTTCTACTGCGGTCTCTACATTGTTCACACAATTACGCACATGGCTTTCAACTGTGTTTTTACATTGTTGGTCTTACATTTCAGCATTTTCACGGCCACTTTTGTGCTGGACTGGGAATGAGTGAGACCATAGGCAGTTGCCTCGACCACCCTGCCAAAGGCTCCTGATCCAAGAGTGCGACctgaaacacaaagaaaggctCATTCAGACAGAGTGTGAACGGAGCACATGGAAGACCTGAAAAGGAAGGAAGATCCTCTCTGTTCATTAAAACATCAATGTAAACACATTTCTCTGGTGGCTGGGTTGAGCAGGTTATAACCATGGTCCATGGTGACTTTCTTGAGCAGAGGTCTAACCATGGAAGGCCTGAGTGGGCTTGGGAAGCTTCCTGTTTGTAAGGAGCAGCTGACTACCAACAACAcataagcaaaaacaaaaacaaagagctTTAGAAATAAAGTGGGATTAGAGCCAACAAGACAAGTTTAACAAACCTCACTTAGTATTCTTGCCTCAACTATGCCCAGACGACCCCAAGTCACCTGGTGAGAGCTACATACTTGTTTCTTTGCTCTTCTCTAGCAGACGACTGACTGAAAGTCTGTTTAGTCTGATATTAGCAAGTGATATGGAGACATTTTTAGTTAAAACTAACAACCACTACAATGAACAACCACAAGACCTAAGCAAAAGGTTACTAAGCAATtcataaataaatcaacaatagAAAAAGGgagcaataaaaaacaaagataaACCATGATGATCACATGAATTAACAGTATTGCATGAATTAATAGATTCATGTAATTTCATGCATGCCAATGCAGGTTTAAAATGCAATCCCAATGGttatttgcttcttttttttttaaatatcattaCAGTTATTTGTGACTTTAACTTATTTAGcaaaaattttatttaattaatttgaagTATTAATTAAGTATTATTCATCAGTGTTTATGTAGATATTATTAATCGTTTTAATTATGTgtatacacacattttgcactgACTTATGACTTCTTTTTTATGTTGTCCAATTCAGTGTCAAATGATGAATTGTATTGCCATTTCAGTATTTGAAATGTATATGTTTGCACAAATACATGTTGTATTAATGTCTATCTATTAATAAACCTgcctttattttgtaataaatGTTATATCCATACAGAGGCGGCACATCCAAGTCAAGGCAAGTTCATTTGTACAGCCTATTATATCACATAAAGTGTCTCAATGGGCTTCACATTAGCATCAGTTTTCTGACCAACCCCACCTCTCCATACTGTCATCCGCCCCTGAGGACTCACCCAGCACCAGGTTGTCTCGCTGCATTTCCCAGGCCAGGTCATAGGGCAGGTGGATGGGGTCCACATAGATGTACTCATGACCGTCCTGGCTCACAGACTCTATCACCTTCCATCTGATCTCATATCGAGGTTtctgagaacacacacaaacacacacacacacacgtgagaaaaaaaactgaaagagCAAAACAAAAGGCTTCTTTTGTACATTTTAATTCACTACACTTTGTATTTGCATATGACAAAACAAATGCTGATGGTTGAGTTTGTCACTTTGTTTCTCACCTTCCTCCATACAGCAATGAGGATGATGATAGATATGATAATGATGACCACTAAGGCTAAAACGGCAGCCAATACTGCCACCTGGGAGTACAGTGCTGCAACAGGCGATAGGACACAGAGTATTAGATGGAGAAAAGGTTGTAGATTCCAACGGagaacatttactcaagttGTCTCAAATTCTCAACCGACATAAAACTTCACTGTATAAACACGTTGGCAATAATTTTATAAAGAAAGTCATAGTTAGACTGATATTTATAGCATAAGTACAAATACACATTACTTACTGTTTAGCGAAATCTTGTACTGTGTGTCTCTAAAATATAAACTtttcagaccttttttttttctaccagaCCACCATGATTGTTTAGTTTTACTCAAATGTGATAGAATATGTTATAATGATCTAATAGTAAAGTGGTatactgcacatttacacagtgaaaatgaaacatACATGTCCTTTACTCCAATATTAAAACAGCAGTAAAATTGAGACATTCTCCTCATGACACCTACTGCTGGACACCAGTTTGACGTCTCTTCTGTCGAGGAGTCCTGCTTGGTTGATGGTCTCACAGCGCACCGTGACCTGCTGGGGCTTGTAGAAGGTCACCTGGCTCAGCACCTGGCTGGTTTTACGAGTCTCTATGTAGCTGACATTGTTGCGGATGCTCAGCACCTCTGGCTCTGGTATCAGCGGCTGCCACGCCGCTGTCTGGTTGCTACACCTGCAGCAGCACATGAGATCAGCGGACAGAGTCAAAAGAAGTCAGAGCAGGCGCACAGAATTTGAAAGTCAAATAAATGTCTGTGTATGGTCCGCTCCCTGGTGTTTGTTATGTGACAGTTCAGTGATGAATGGGTGTCTTACTTGTGCATGCTGTCACAGCTGTACCACTGGATGGTTGGGGTTGGGACCCCCTCAGCTACACAGGTCACCAAGTGTCTCTTCCCAGGGAGGTGGTGGTCAGTCAGTTCTTTAATCTGAGAAGGGACTACACACAGGGGGAGCAGCGGCCATTAATCATTACTGACATGGATAAAAACAAAGTCTGTCCCCGATTTGTCTGATGCACTTTCAAATGGTCTATCCTTCAAGACAGGTACTGCGGTCTAAGAACtacaaatgtacaaaaacacCCTGTATGCTGTGAGAATTCTTAAAACAGCATCTTACCTTGGACCTCCAAGTCAAAGGTTACTTCCTTTGTGGCATCTCCGTTAGTGACAAGGACGGTGTAGAGACCCTTCTGCTCCGTCCTCACCCTCACCAAAGTGAGAGTAGTGACATACCTGAGGTAGAAGAAAAGGTGAGGAAATTATGTATGAGCAGCCACGTATTTGTCACAAAGAGGAATGCAATTTGAGTAATGAATTGGGATGAGATGATTGGCAGGAGACCAAATATTTGATTGAATCTACTTTTACATGCAACAGACAGAGCAAGACTTAGTTCAAGATTTCCCTGCACAAAATGAatcatgctctctctctctctctctctctctctctctctctc from Perca fluviatilis chromosome 10, GENO_Pfluv_1.0, whole genome shotgun sequence includes the following:
- the pdgfrb gene encoding platelet-derived growth factor receptor beta, with the protein product MRRVTASTLHLTVTVTALLYFCTELCCLEITPDDKELVLAEGSSFILNCSGSGNTTWEFKRDDVPYFQVEVQNGGQSYQIVQSSITSSALTLWNVSWKHSGVYQCVDQHTGETKEVAVFVPDPDVWFIESSHGMVTKTSEETTVPCVVTNPNIKVTLYERDTDLPIRGLYVPSEGYKARLEDRTYVCRGELNEEVKESQAFYVFSIVVPEAIDAYINASKTVLKQDEPLTVNCTVHGVELVYFSWDIPNREVGAVKPLTDVLSATSMRSCLIFPRATVAHSGNYVCYVHEHVQDQTASASVNITVLEQGFVDVKAAQQQNISAKLQENVELRVEIEAYPPPQVRWSKDGITIKRDKTITTRQEHEIRYVTTLTLVRVRTEQKGLYTVLVTNGDATKEVTFDLEVQVPSQIKELTDHHLPGKRHLVTCVAEGVPTPTIQWYSCDSMHKCSNQTAAWQPLIPEPEVLSIRNNVSYIETRKTSQVLSQVTFYKPQQVTVRCETINQAGLLDRRDVKLVSSTLYSQVAVLAAVLALVVIIIISIIILIAVWRKKPRYEIRWKVIESVSQDGHEYIYVDPIHLPYDLAWEMQRDNLVLGRTLGSGAFGRVVEATAYGLTHSQSSTKVAVKMLKSTARRSETQALMSELKIMSHLGPHLNIVNLLGACTKNGPLYLVTEYCRYGDLVDYLHRNKHTLLQYYAEKNQDDGCLISGGSTPLSQRKGYVSFGSESDGGYMDMSKDEPTIYVPMQEQMDSIKYADIQPSPYESPYQQDIYQEQGGGGLDLTISDSSVLTYDDLLGFSYQVAKGMEFLASKNCVHRDLAARNVLICEGKLVKICDFGLARDIMHDSNYISKGSTFLPLKWMAPESIFHNLYTTLSDVWSYGILLWEIFTLGGTPYPDLPMNELFYSALKRGYRMAKPAHASDEVYDIMKKCWDEKFEKRPDFSFLVHSVGNMLTDSYKKQYSQVNDNFLKSDHPAVARTKPRLSSPFPIANPAFGSPSPLYMPPDPYGQSPSPAEFRQEADTQEVMTSYNEYIIPIPDPKPEDVFTDVPSESPASSLALEEETDSMSQDTAETLPEEDRLEETSERDALLGIARTPEVEDSFL